tttccaaagaggaaacagagaagcaaaagaggttaaatgacttgcccaaatcACATAGTTTGCAAGTGGTCTCTATTATGTTATAAATTAGACTTTGTTTCCATCAGAATCTCATTCCCTCTTCTGAAAGGCTGTTCAAGAAGGGATAGAAATGACTTAGTTCAGATAAACAGGGGGATAAAGCCAGTGACCTTACACAAAAGTGTGGCTAGACTATCATAATAGCCTAGtatgaaataaatggaaattccATTTGAAAACATTAGTCCTAAAGCAAACATTTAAGAACCATGACATTTCAACACTGAAATATGACTTCATAAGGTCAACTTAAGAGAGAATTCAGATTAATCCCCTGATATATGATAAAATGGATTTTTATCAACCAGGACATGTGACAAAATCAAAGAATAAGGCCTCTTTGAGCAGAGGGGGGCCATCTGCTTCCTGTTCCCAAAAGACAAGCTGAGAATGCTAatcttgtaattatttttaactaatactttaaatatttatttcattctaaatttattttatgtatacatCAGGACAATAGTACATCTATAGAAATTACTCATCCAGGTTTGGATGGAGTTTGTGGTCTCCCCTACCCCCATGCCCAATATACTGATAGGGATTTACAATTAAAAACTTTGGAAAGTAATGTTCTAGGTAATATGAAAAGTCAAACATCCACCTAAATTTTATAGAATACAATTTGTTTTAGTATTTCTGGCTATCAGCTTTAGCTCTTTACCATTCTTTTAAGTCCTTTAAATTGCTTTTCATTACCTATTCAAATGATGATACAGGTCTGGAAtaaactcaacagtaaaataTCAGAAATTACTTGCTTCAGAGTGAAgttgttaaaatgtaaattggtgtcAGAAAAAGACTGAATCAAAAAATTGAGACTGTAATGGTTAAGTTGATTTAATGAGACCTCAGGAAACTACAAGAGATAACACCAAAATTCTAGGATGCTGGCAGGCCCATACATGGCATAAGACTCCTAAAGCTTTGCAGAAAGTGACAGAAAAGAGTTGTTTCCATAAAGCACATCTATTGTCCTTTTGACTCTAAGAGGTTTAAAACATCAGACTTAGTAGAAACACCAAACAAAATTTCTAAACTTAAAATGCCCTATATGCTTCTACTGCCCCTAATCAAAACCCCAGGAGAATTTCAGGTTTTCTGACAGGGATTAAAAATAGGAGAACCAAAGAAACAGGGATTAACTGTAACTTGGTGTAAGGGATCTTACTGGGGTggtaaaaatgctttaaaactgGATTATGGTAACGGTTGTACAACTTAGTAAATTTATTAAaactcactgaattgtacacttaaactAGGTAAATTTTATGGTTTATAAACCTCAGTAAAGTTGTTACTAGTCATAACTTTTTGTTATACAAATTTGAGGCATTATTTTTTTGGAAGTACCAAACCAATGGTCAGTGACTTCCCAGGATGAGTGACTATCTGCTTACATATCAGATGTACACAAGGTGACGATGGAGCCAAGAAGCTACATTACCACTCACTGCATCCAGCCTTGCCCacagagaacaacaacaacaaaatggcaggagggataaatggggaaaggggaaatggaGACAGATCACAGGGAAATAAAAACTGTGAAAACTAATCTCTTTATAGCTCTTTCTTCTGGACAGAAACTATGACCTTGGAACAGATCTGTACAAACGAATTGGGCTCCGTCCCTCAACAAAAAAGGGTATGTCTGTTCAAAAAATAaggttttcatattattttctagTTAGAAAATAGGCCCCTTCTAAGAAAAGCAAAGGCTTAATTAAGACATGAAACTTTACTGGTAAAGGGTATAAAAATCaatttgggggtggagggggaactACTGCATAAAtaatggatgtgtgtgtgtctacgtgtgtgtctgtgtttttgctttaaatgttttaagaaatttgaaaaacataaGCTTCACTGTTTCCAGGATGACCCACAGCTCTTGTGGATCTGACTGACAGAAACAAGGCAACTGAGAAGGTCCTATAATGACCTTTCAATCTCAGATATTACTTTGATGCTCCTCCTAGTCAGGAGCCAAACCATGTTGGTGTTGAGGGCACTAGAAGCAACAGCGCCCAAAGATGTCCCAGTTACCCATTTGCAGGGGGAAGAATTACAGGACAGAGATCATTTTGTACTGCTTTTCTACCTATCACTCTcctatatttatgtaaatataataaaatgcttaatttgggggagaggagttttttgcttgtttatttttatacttgcTTTATGTTTGATGGGCAGCATTACACAAACATGTATTTTGTAGAGACAGCAAATATCTGGAGGCAGTTAGCAAAGTCCCGGGAGtttaggcactgtgctaaaagTCAGTGAGAGATTTAGGAGAGGAAATCAAACAAGACTAGTAAAGGGACCAGTTCCCAGCAACgagatgaaagaaaatgactagattttcattttaaataactatACCTTCAGTATGGAGATCTAGAAGAGGGTCATCATTGAAAGACTGGGGAAAAGATTATTACAGTAACCTAGTAACAAAGGCCTAATGTTGTGCAGTTACAATGGGAATGGGAAAAAGCAGACAAATGCAAGAGAAATTTAGGATTTAGACAAACCCAGAATTAAGGATTAAGTAAGGGCAGAGGTGGTTGTGAGAAAGAGAGACCTGGATGACTCCTTCAAGAATGGAGCTGAAGAAGTTATGGTCTGGCCACTTATTATCTAAGTGCTTTCCTATATCCTAGCAACATGCAAAAAACCTTCTAGAGACacaaaaagatcaagaaaaagtAGAATATGAAGCCAAGCTAGGTATGAATTCTTTGCTTCTGAGCAATATCTTCAGAAAATGGGTTTATTCAATTAAAACTTCAGGGATCAAACATCACAATAAAAGTTAATGGAATAGTGGTGATATGATTGCTTTAGGAAAAGTTATTAAGTAACTTACCACAAGAAAACCTGGCCTTGAAATAAggtggtgtggggtggggagaatgtGTGTGAGAAGTTCCTTTAAATTAAATCCCTCACAAGAGTAACCAAATGATCTATCCTTGACTCATAGCATTCATTAACCAGTACACAAGAAGAAAAAGTCACTTTATAGTTGACAGGAAAAAGGATGCCCACAGAAAAACTGCATAAATCCTAAATTTGCATACATGTAAAAAACTGCCTCACTGAAGTTTTTaaatttgcaaatatataaaCTGAAATACATAACACTCTTGGATAATCTTccattattttccagtttttcaaagatcctaaataataaaatgataagcGTAAGTTATACATCTGATAGcagtacatattatatattttactttcctaatgatttaaaaattctcttagaGATAtctatttttaactcattttaataCTCACAATAAAACTGATGAAAGTGTTCCATTGTTGGCATTCCAGGAACAAAGTTATAGAGGTGAAATTTCAAAGCGTCACTCTTCAGCAAGCTATAAGCCATCTCTGTAAGATTGATTCCAACTATTGCATAAGAATACCTATGTCAGAAATATTATCAGTTATACCAGCTAGCCAAATAGCtcataaagtaaattttaaattatgcaagGAATTAGTAAAAAGTTATTTTGATCCATTTCTAACACAGTATTGATTTCACAATAATCTCTACATATTAAGAAAGTAAACCAGAATAGATgaaaaattttgttctttatagGCTGTTGATTTTCTGGATATaatctaagaaacaaaaataaagctctGGTCACATGAATATCTAAAACCAAAATCCTTACAAAAAACTAAAGAGTACTACATACACTCTCACTGATTTCTAAAATACACTGGGTAATCTGACATTTCCTCCTCCATTAtctgagtatttatttttatgatgaaaTAGTGTTGTGTGATATTTTTTCAAAGATAGGGATCactggaatataaaaaaaaatgataagacTAATAATATGACCTCAATTTGCATTTTGCTTTACAAGTTTCAAAGCTATTTCTCATTTTCCTATTCCTATTTCAAAGCTGTTTcctctctatttttaaatgtttctcagaaaaatttttataaggtccttatttctattttatagactATATCTTGTGctaaaaatatactgaaatacaTACAAAATTGGTTTATGATCAcactcagccttaaaaataatatatcatgTAATAGCCTTTATAAAGTTCTTATTAATTAaaatctcactttaaaaataccttgaaataGTTTCAAATTCAGATCCTCTAATCAACTTAAATTTATGAGCTTACAGTTTCTTTAATATATCCAGCTTACCCTAATTTTGGATGATTTGAACGGGAAAGAATCTGATGAGCTTCACTGGTATAATTTTCactgaaatatctgaaaaattttgagaaaaataatgaaattaacatGTCATTCAAATTGAAGATATCCAGAAGCAATTTTAAAAGCTACTGTCAAAATGACAGTCCTACTGCCAAATCATCCTGATCTCCATCTCAGACCACTTCAATGACTAGAGATGCTTCTGAATCAAAACTTAATtcttacaaaaatgaatatatgtgtgtatatgtatgactgaaacatgctgcacaccagaaattgacacaatattataaattgactatacttcagtaaaaaaacaaaaaacacaacttAATTCTGAGCTATCAGGCCTATCTAGTAGGCCCTTGGCTAGACTTTGAAGTATTCTGACAAACAAGTGGTCTAACAAGAGACTTTTtatctgccttaaaaaaaatttagacttccatttgtttgttctaaattttctataaaatagtCATCGTGTACCTGTTGGGACACTTCCTTTCACCTGAGCTTATTCCTTCTGTTGCAGTTTATATCTGTATTGTTTAAAGCTACTGACAGtgcaatcagaagaaagtcattaACATTCCTTCTACGTTACGTAACTAAAACACTGGCCATAAAACATAAGTATCAGCTGGTACAACAGAGAAATACATAAAGCTATTTGTAGGTTCATATATCCTAATACTAGTAAACTAATGCAACCTCTGAGTTCTTCAAGATAGGCATCAAATCTTCCGTTCACACTTGGAATCTCCTCGTAAGGTACTGATACTCATACACAAAAGACTGACCGCATGTTTATGTAAGAATAACAAGTAGAGTAAAACATGGATTTCGgtggtttatttaaattttaaagggcATAATCATTGAAATTTCATGAAGCATAGAAATTTCTAACTAAATGttccttctctatttttccttctgtagatTAACACTACAGACTTCCATTTTTTCTTCACTGGCTCTGATTTTCAGCCCATTAAAACAGCGTATGTTAACTTAGAAGCCCACAAATAAAGGATCATTCATGAATAAAAGGGGATCCATGAACCACCTTAAATTTATTCATACATTTTTCTGTGTGTACATTTTCCAGGCAAAGAATATACACAACTTTCATCAAATTCTCAAAGGGGACCTGTAAATCCCCAAACAGAAAAACGTCCTGTTTTAGTGCAATGCTCTCTTCACACACTctaattttctactttattcctaGTCTGGCTCTAAAATGCCCTTAGTAAATagactatatttaatttttttacatgatACTCCTAatacaattcggttttacatcACTATTTCAATAATCAAGCTACCTTAAAAATATTCAGTCTgtaaaacttttaatttctttgctgGGCCCCTATCTTAACAGTGTCTGAGGAAAATCAGCACGTATGCAGCAAGGAAGCGTATTCCTTACAATCACCTGGACtgacttattttccttctttcttcccttctccttcctttctacCCTCTCTCCTGTCCTATATAACATTTTTGGCCTTAACttgtatattttactttctgcttctatttcctcatctatttAGGTTTTTCTAATCtctcttgaattaatttttctgtacaATATCCTCTTTGCTTCTACACCTGCCTCAGCATTCACTAGCATGGTTATCTATCAAACTACCAGCTATCCTTTAAAGCCACAAAAATTTCAAGAGATTTGATGacaaaggccaagaaatttttaaaattcattatgtAAGGGTGTCTGAACAGCTCTCCTGCTTCTTGACTGTATCTTTATTTTGACCCTGAAGAGTCATAGCTCCATACACAGAACAAAAATAGTCAGAGAGGAATTAGAGCTAGTTTTATGTTTTCAACCATCTCTAGTACGTCAATGGCAATCAAATAATACATCTGAATTCTGGTCATTTTTCAAGTTAGTAGATACTAGCTCTAAATAGAGTAAAAATACTTGTAAAGCATTTAAAGATCTATCAGAATCCCTTTCCGGAGTCTTGAATGAAATCCtgtaagttatttaaattttaagctAAATTAAATTCTCTTCTAGTAAACGCTGAAAAATCTTGATTTCTGAGGAAACGAGCCAAAAGCAAGGTTACTCAGCAAAAGTGAAGAAAGGAAACACCAGAAGAATGTGTATCTAATTGAAGTTCAATTATCTGTGTAGTTTACAAGTACCAAGAAGACAGATGGTCTTTAAAGGCTAAGAACAAAAGATCAATATGTTCTgaacaatgaattttaaaatattttataatttttccaagtgaaaaCACATTGCATTTATTCTACTTAAATTCCGAATGGCAGTTTCTGTTTATCAAAGTGGAAAACTGGCAATCTCACTtttgtaattataattattaagaCTACTGGGTTTTATCTTTGAGAAGTAGACATACAAGGAATTTTCATACTCATAAAACTTAGGTATCATggaaaattaaatacttttataattaaaaataattatagatggTGAAGCCCTACTGTGTCTTCTATTTTGCCCCACAACACCCTTATCCCTACTGACCTAGGTATTTTTCCTCAATATTAACATAATCTAGCTCAGTTTCAGGATTAATTTTTTCATGGTAACAATTATCCAAACTTTGTTAATGGCTAGGGTTTCCATTCTAGGTACTACAGAGTCTATAAATCACAATTCAAGGACAGACCCAAACACTAGAATCTTTCCATCTGCATATTCATATCCATATTAACCTTacagtttattttctaaaacagttTTGACTACCAATTCTGATTTTAGTTGCATATTTTGAGATTTCATATGTGTGCCCAAGCATaagtattaaagagaaaaaaaagagggagctCATATGGCCTCTGAAAAGTGAGATATAGATCGCTCATCACAGATGGCAAAGAATAAGTGTGAAGAGGCTTTACTATCATCTCTGGTTATATCTCCTAACTAGAATCAGAGAGCCaagagagaagaggcaggaggatAAAAAGAGTGAGAAGAGAGTACACATAGTCCCTTAAAAGGCATCAGAAAGGaggtcaggaagagaaagaaagaggaaagttaCTGGTAAGTAAagcagtcacacacacacaaagtatgtGGTCAACATCTTCATATTGTTGCCAGCACATTAGTAAATACTTTAAGCACAACAGCTATTAAAATTCAGAGATAGTATGAAACAACTGGATTAATTCTTACTAGAATTTAACAAGATTGGAGATTACATGTAATTtcatttacagaagaaaagaaagtttattttcacttacaCAAGATTGATTAATCCAAGCAGGCCCATGCCTCTGAAGTCTGTTTTGGGATCATCACCCTGGAAACCAATGTCAGCCCACTGCTTGGAGATTCTGGCCTTCAACTTTTTCGTGGGCATTAGAAGATTCCAAAGCTGTACAAACATGCTTCCATATTACAAATAATAGTGATGCTCTTCATTTACCAAGACATTTTCCTTCTCATAGCTGATGTACTAGTAACTTGAACGCTTTCAACTAAGCAACTTTTGTAGACAAATCATAGGCTCAATGAAGGCTGTATTTAAAGAACTTTTCAATTATCCTAAAAAATGTAACATACTTATTCCAATTCAAAAGATTGATATAAAGAACAGtagattttaaaaaggcaacaaATACACAAAATTCTAAGACAATGAGATGTCTTTACTGACTAAGTAACATATATATATCAGAATTGGTAAACTGCTTCCTGGAGAAGAACACAGTGCTAGCCAGGCACTGCTGGCAACTGGCTCTTCACCTCTAAAGGAGTTTCATGATGAATCACCAAGATGAAAATTCCCTTGACTGAAATGCTAGGACTTGTGTCTTACCCCTTCAAAAGGGAAAGTACTGCACAGAAAGGGTCTGAAGTTAAGGAAATAGTGATGACAAGGAGGATATAAAGAGTGGTCCAGCCTCAGggagtgccaggcactattctaacaCTTTAAATACAAAAATTCAATCCACAGCAACAGCCCTTTAGTTACTTTTATTATCCTCATTGAcaaaatcaagttttatttttaattttaaaattagtagaAGTGTATATTTATACTCTttctgaaaaaaagtaaaaggtttTATTGTTCTTAAGCTTGTCTCTTACTGTTACTCAGATGCTATCAACATACTTTTCCCCAGCACTTTTAGTTCTAGCAAATGCCTAACTCCAGGAGCAATGTGCCATTTTCCctaattttaaccatttaaaaacacAACCAGAATAGGTGAAGTGGATGGGCAGGTGACTCAGCTGTATTTCAGAATTCACCATTCTAGGACCTTCTAAAGCAAATTACTTCATCTCCTCTAGGCCCTAGAACTGACCTCATCCCTAAAATGAACGTTCTAGATCAGATGATCTGGAAAGCTTACTCCAGGTCTAATATTCTCTCATTTCGGCATCTCACTGGCCTTATGCACTCATACTTCAGGAACAAGAAACAGGAAGGTTCAGGTAAATTTATTTACTCTCCAAACATACAACACCAAAACTTACCTTGAGAAGGAGCTTTTCATGTTGCAGGTTATCGGAATCATACGGCCTTTTTCTCACATTCTCTACAGACAGATAGAGCTGTTTATAACCGGATATCTGCAGTAAGCATGCCTTCATGcagattttaaaactgaaaatgataaaattattaatttctaaaTCATACcttcttaccacaataaagtaATGCCTTCCCCAGTCTGTGGGTCATATGTTTATTTAGAAAGCACTTCCTAGCCTGCACTTTAACACAATAAGCATCAAGAGCTTCTGTAAACACAAAACATTATACAAAGTATTATCACGAGGATACCATCAAATAGGGCCTAGAAAGAGGGCAAGACAGGGTAGGAAAGGCAAACCTTGCAAATCCTTGATTTGTCCTcttcttttcatgttttctctgGGCAATTCCAGGCATTCCCAAATCTCTATTACCAGATGCTACCAACAGACCTAAGTTTCTAAGTATATAGAAGCACACAGCACACACGCAACAGCTTATCTGCCCTGAAGAAACATGCCCTTTTTTAACTGAGGCTTTACATCTATTAATGGGCTCACTAAGCATGTAGTTCCCCAAGCTAGAATGCTCCGAGTTCTGAACTTCCTCTCCATCAACAAGACATCAACAGGTCCCCAAGCCCTTATCCTTTCTATCTCTGAAATGTCCCTCAAAGCCCTCATCATATATCCTCTTACCCTGGTGTATTTATGGCTTCATTGTCTCATACCTGAATGACTCCGTTTCCTAACTGTTCTGTCTTTATTCCTTCTACCAGCCTCCAACATCCTCAAATTTACCCTCCATCTTCCTAAAAGATTTATCTGATAATATATCAAGTTTGTTcgcttgaaaaaaaaacaaatcagaggACAACATCTAAATCTCAGTGTGGCACACGAGACTCCTTGCAGTGGATCTCCAAGCTCAGACTCCACTCACTTCTCCAACCTCTTCTCTGCACCTATTCAATGCTCCAGCTACAGAGGACTCCTTGTCATTCCCAGATACTCAAGGACTCTGTACCTTGTTGGCACTGTTCCTCTGCACGGAATGTCCTCCTCTACCCATTCAACAAGATCCAGCCTCTGTGGAATTATAGTCTCAGTTCCCTCCTGTACCCTTCCCTGTTCCAGCCAAAATAAATGACTCCTTCCTCaatatttacatagaaaatagagaatgaagaaaaaaattgctcAATACTATCTCAATATACTTGAGCTGGTAACACAAAAATGGAGTAAGTCCGGTCCTTCAACTACAGAACTTAGAATTTACTGGGGGAAGAACAAGAGCAAATCAATGCCTACAGGACAACGGACTAAATGCTATGATCGAGGACCTTCCTGGAGGAGGACAGAGGAACTGAATCTTGAAGGACAagaaggacacaggagccaaagTTATTTAACTTTGGGAAAGTGATGGTAAGTTTCCTTAAAGAAGGCAGGTGACTAACCGGCAAGAGTACTGGGTTGGGAACTAAAAGATAGAGCCTTTAGTCCTACTTCTATCACTCACTTCTCTGGACCTCACTTCCTCAGTGAGGGaggaaaagggataaatttgatGACCTTCCAAATCTTTCGCTCTAATGTTTCACAACGTGTGTGATCTCCAACCTCACAGGATGCGAGTGCATGAGAAACAAGAAAACTGTAAAAACACATACCTGATGTCTTTCTCAGGGttaatattcttttccttcattataTCTTCTACACATCTGTCCACTTCACTCTGAACAACATGTGTTGCTTTCTGTAAAATctatatatggggaaaaaaagctgaaTGAGAAAAATTCCTTAGAGCTGAAAAACAACAGTAAGTTTGAGGTGTTTGGCCAACTTTATAATGCAtgcattaaaatgcaaaaaaaaaagaaaccaaatttgTTTCAAATTTTCAGTAGAGCTAAAATCATagatatatacgtatatacattCATAAGATAGAAGAAAGCAGCATGATGTATCAGATGAAGTCCTTTTAACTGAGAATCAACAGGTTCTCAGCTGATAGTTCTTAGCAAATAAGCTACCCCAACACTGTGCTTATGAAGCAGACACTTTTCATAAAATTTAAGTTCcatgataaaaatatatgtacaaaaatgatgcagaagttaaaaaaaaaaagtaatgcagaagagcaaagagaagaaaagtcaaGTAATCCTGTAAATCCTACCATGAGAGACAGCTACTAGTAACAAATCAGCATAtgtccttccagtctttttttctatgcatataaaACAGACTTCTTAAATAATACAGCCTGTAAATGTCCACCAGATCCTTCCTTTCAACAAAAGCAAATTCAGGCTTTCCTTACCCTTAAAAGGTTTCTTTAACTTTTATGCCTCTGTAAGCTACTATGAAAATTCCCTGATATTCTTTATACTCCAGGCAGAATAATCTAATCCTACCTGGAGTTCAGCCTCTGCATATCCTGGGCCTTTCTTCTGAATGCTCCTTTCCCCAATCTCTAAACATATTAATCCCTCCCGGTTTTAAGCTAGCTCACTTACCAGATCCAGGAAGCATTCCCTGATTCTATTCAAGTGGAATTAATCTCTCCTCTCTTGGAATTCCCATAATAATTTATCTGTAACCTTTCTATGACTCCTACCACTTTCTATATTAtagttatttgtatatattaagtggaaaattctCTGAGGACAGAGACTATACCTAGCTCATCTTTTCACATCCTGTATTTAAGAAATAACTGACAAATAATTATTGAACAGAAACATTCAATGGATGAAAACCTTAAGAAAGGCAACTGTTTCAGTGAAAGACATGTACAGCAATgcataagattattttaaaagaaggaagagacagagaaaggaagggagggttggagggaaggaaggaaacttagggttggaaggaaaggaaggaaaaggaaacaaaagcaaactaaaaaagtgagaaggaaa
The nucleotide sequence above comes from Camelus dromedarius isolate mCamDro1 chromosome 1, mCamDro1.pat, whole genome shotgun sequence. Encoded proteins:
- the ELMOD2 gene encoding ELMO domain-containing protein 2, with protein sequence MFISLWEFFYGHFFRFWMKWLLRQMTGKCELQRIFDTYVGAQRTHRIENSLTCSKNKILQKATHVVQSEVDRCVEDIMKEKNINPEKDISFKICMKACLLQISGYKQLYLSVENVRKRPYDSDNLQHEKLLLKLWNLLMPTKKLKARISKQWADIGFQGDDPKTDFRGMGLLGLINLVYFSENYTSEAHQILSRSNHPKLGYSYAIVGINLTEMAYSLLKSDALKFHLYNFVPGMPTMEHFHQFYCYLVYEFDKFWFEEKPESIMYFNVYREKFHEKIKGLLLDCNVSLTLNI